The following proteins are co-located in the Procambarus clarkii isolate CNS0578487 chromosome 4, FALCON_Pclarkii_2.0, whole genome shotgun sequence genome:
- the LOC138371729 gene encoding trichohyalin-like, with product MEQQPQQEHNNLPQEEEEQQQQQKEQHKQQQQQKEEEEEGEAASKGRHMPSDQEEVGSNQEGWKGRVIKWKREEVPIIKRERDEVPIIKRDREEVPIIKREREEVPIIKREREEVPIIKREREEVPIIKREREEVPVIKREREEREREEVPVIKREREEVPIIKREREEVPIIKREREEVPVIKREREEVPIIKREREEVPVIKREREEVPIIKREREEVPVIKREREEVPVIKREREEVPIIKREREEVPVIKREREEVPIIKREREEVPIIKREREEVPIIKREREEVPIIKREREEVPIIKREREEVPIIKREREEVPVIKREREEVPIIKREREEVPIFKREREEVPVIKREREEVPIIKREREEVPVIKREREEVPIIKREREEVPIIKREREEVPVIKREREEVPVIKREREEVPIIKREGGSGGGAA from the exons ATGGAACAGCAGCCGCAGCAGGAACATAATAATctaccacaggaggaggaggaacagcaacagcagcagaaggAACAGcataagcagcagcagcagcagaaggaggaggaagaggagggagaggcagcatcaaAAGGAAGACACA TGCCTAGCGATCAAGAGGAAGTAGGCTCCAATCAAGAGGGTTGGAAGGGTAGAGTCATCAAGTGGAAACGAGAGGAGGTTCCAATCATCAAGAGGGAACGAGACGAGGTTCCAATCATCAAGAGGGATCGAGAGGAGGTTCCAATCATCAAGAGGGAACGAGAGGAGGTTCCAATCATCAAGAGGGAACGAGAGGAGGTTCCAATCATCAAGAGGGAACGAGAGGAGGTTCCAATCATCAAGAGGGAACGAGAGGAGGTTCCAGTCATCAAGAGGGAACGAGAGGAG AGGGAACGAGAGGAGGTTCCAGTCATCAAGAGGGAACGAGAGGAGGTTCCAATCATCAAGAGGGAACGAGAGGAGGTTCCAATCATCAAGAGGGAACGAGAGGAGGTTCCAGTCATCAAGAGGGAACGAGAGGAGGTTCCAATCATCAAGAGGGAACGAGAGGAGGTTCCAGTCATCAAGAGGGAACGAGAGGAGGTTCCAATCATCAAGAGGGAACGAGAGGAGGTTCCAGTCATCAAGAGGGAACGAGAGGAGGTTCCAGTCATCAAGAGGGAACGAGAGGAGGTTCCAATCATCAAGAGGGAACGAGAGGAGGTTCCAGTCATCAAGAGGGAACGAGAGGAGGTTCCAATCATCAAGAGGGAACGAGAGGAGGTTCCAATCATCAAGAGGGAACGAGAGGAGGTTCCAATCATCAAGAGGGAACGAGAGGAGGTTCCAATCATCAAGAGGGAACGAGAGGAGGTTCCAATCATCAAGAGGGAACGAGAGGAGGTTCCAATCATCAAGAGGGAACGAGAGGAGGTTCCAGTCATCAAGAGGGAACGAGAGGAGGTTCCAATCATCAAGAGGGAACGAGAGGAGGTTCCAATCTTCAAGAGGGAACGAGAGGAGGTTCCAGTCATCAAGAGGGAACGAGAGGAGGTTCCAATCATCAAGAGGGAACGAGAGGAGGTTCCAGTCATCAAGAGGGAACGAGAGGAGGTTCCAATCATCAAGAGGGAACGAGAGGAGGTTCCAATCATCAAGAGGGAACGAGAGGAGGTTCCAGTCATCAAGAGGGAACGAGAGGAGGTTCCAGTCATCAAGAGGGAACGAGAGGAGGTTCCAATCatcaagagggagggagggtcgggggggggggcagcctga